In Setaria italica strain Yugu1 chromosome I, Setaria_italica_v2.0, whole genome shotgun sequence, the genomic window GACATCTTACCACCGATAGGCGCTATACGTGGGCAACTCCGATGACGTCGGCGCTGGGTAGCAACAGAGGGCGTGGCCGGCGCTGGCGTTCCTCGTCGCCTTCTCCCTGATCGCGTTCTCGTTCACGCTGCTGTTGCACTTCGCCACTTTGCACCCGCCGGCAGCGCACTTGacggagtcgccgccgccaaggTGCAGGACGAAGGGTGCTAGGTCTAGGCGTCTAGCAGATAGCAGTTCAATAGGAGAGACGCAAAGATACTTTGTGCAGTGGGAAGTGGCGGAGCCAGCGACTTCGATGAGCCTGGGCGTCTCCACTCTCCAGGTATACAACTAGTGCTAACCAACAGTGGGAAATTAGCTAATGGTTTTGGCAGGTGATGAGCCCGGGCAGATGCCCAGGGTGGCCGGGCCTTGGCTCCGCTAGTGGTGGGACACTAGCTGGAGTGTACTTGCAGTGGGTCGGAGGTGACCAATCGTTTCATTTGGCAATGTCATTATTAGAAAATTCTCGGTTCCCAACACATAACCATGAAGCTTCGTCTCTTTTCTCTCACCTATGGCGTCAGCTAGGTGCCCGCGTGCATCTACTGTGAacgccaaacaaaaaaaaatgcaagtgtTCACGCACTGATGCACAAATGAGCAGCCACGAGAATCCTCTGGATTGGACGCTTCTCTCATTTCTCTGTTTTTTCCCCTTGTAAGAACTTTTTATGATATAATCCAGTCAACACTACCAGGTTAAAAATGCACAAGGTCGCTTTGTACCATCGTATGTTTGTTCTCCAGCAATTTATTTAGCACGTTAAATTCGCTAGAGTGAAGCTGCATACATAGGTGCCAAAAGAACATATCATGTGTTACCACCTCTAGATGTTACCATATTAACAAATACGGTAGCACGGAAACTGGTGCATAAGAAATTCCTCTGGAAATACGAACGGTAGAGCATACAAATATATACCATCTGAATTTAAGATTGAACAAAAACTTGTGCAAGAAGtaagaaaaaagagaagggcctgttcgcttcagcttattcagccggcttatcagccaccaaatagtatttttctctcacaataaatcagccgtttcggcttttcagccggcttataagcttaAGCGAACAGGCCAAAGCACAAGTTTTTATTCAACTTCAAACTTTGTGTGATGATATACGTTCGCATGTTCTATCAATTCATATTTTTTGAATGAAGTTTTGATACACCAGCTTACATGCTACTATGTTTGGAAAGATAGGATGTGTTCTACGGAAGAAAGAACATAAAACCTTGGAAAATAGCGCATACGTGTACAGTGTACATAACAGTCACAACTCGAGGTAAGGAGCATCACTTCGAAAGAATAGACATGTCTCTTCACAATTTTGCAAGGAAACACCCTTCCATCCCTGTATGCAGTGCTGATCTCTCTGATAACAAAAGAAATAAGCCTCATACCCAAATTATATTGATACGCACTAATTGTAGTCATATATTCATAATGCGTAGCAAACTTGTTATAGAAGTACTTAACCTAAAAAACAACCGGGACCATCGAAAGAGCTTGTAATCGGACCACGATTCTTCTTAACGTAAAAATACACAGCTCTCCTACGTGTTCACGAAGAAAATATTACAAAAGGTACTTTTTAAGACTTCTATTTCCCAAATACCATCTTATAGAATATGTTTACCCAATACCATCTTATAGAAATATGAGCATAGAATACtgtaatatttaaaaaaaagacaATACTCTTTCTATAATCACAGGTAGGGTCCGATCCAGCGTAGGGTATACCGAGCATTTTTGATCCGGCCAAGCTCGTTGGGATTTGACCTGCTCATGCTTGCTATGGGATCAGCGAAAATCAAGCCTAAAAAAAATTTGAGCGGCCCGAGTCCATCCAGACaatttatttgatttatttttcaATTAAAAAAGAGCAAGAAGCCCGAACCTGGCTCAAACCGAGCCCAAAAAACCAGCCCAACAATGCCCATGGGACGATCTTGAGTACAAATTTTCGACACAAAATAAATCGGACTTGTTTGTTTGCCCGGCCTAACCCGAAAAATGTCCATGAGACAGAGGTTGAAGAAAGCTATTTGAGCCACGTGTGCGTGATGGACCACAAGTGCAAGCAAATTGGGATGCAAGTTCAGCCCCATTTTTACTCTCTTCTATATCCGCCCTTTGCAGTGAGTACTTCCTCGTGTCAAAAAGATAAGAAAATGAAGGCATTTGTGATGGAATAACAGTAGAAGACCAAGTACGAATGGGGCAACACGTACCCCTAACATTTAATGCACGTGTGTATGTCATTCTTCTTATTCATGATTGCGCACCGATCTGATCTAATCCCATGGCAGCCTGAAACcgacggcctgttcgcttcagcttattcaaccggcttatcagccaccaaatagtgtttttctctcacaacaaatcagccggcttataagctgaagcgaatctTTGCAGTACCGACGAGACGCAATGACAAGACGCAAGACGTATGCTTCCAAAGTTTTGCACAACACTCCGTGCTCGAAACAGCTTCCAAAATCACAACCAGAGAATTCGACGCTCGATCCCTTGGTTATCCTCATTGGTGAGAAATCTGTATCAGATTGCTATGCTATGCGAGATTTCTCTCAGATTGAACTGTGCATGGACGAAATCTCTTAGGTCTGCTCGGCTGTGCTACATCCGGTTACCTGCCTAAAGgtccctttggcacggctcatcgaGCGGCTTCTAGGGtggcttttgatgaagccgtgccaaacgggAGAAGGCAAAACGGCTCACCCGCGAAAGCTAGTAGAAGCCCCGCAAAATGCGGTCTCTACGTTTCTCCACCCACCAGAAGCCAAAAAAAGTGGCTTAttccggctcctcctcgtcaCTTTCCATCCTTATccccggggcggcggaggggtggaggagtgccggggcggcgccgtggcggcggaggggcggaggaggatcggggcggcgccgtggcggcggacggagccgaggtcggcagggcggcggaggggcggaggaggaccggggtggcgccgtggcggcggaagGAGCCGAGGCCGGCAGGGTGGcgctgtggcggcggaggggcggaggagtgccggggcggcgctgtggcggcggaggacCGAGGCGGCGCCttggcggcggacggagccgggGCCGGTGGGGTGGCGCTGGAGGGCCGGAGGAGGGCCAGGCGGTCGGGTGCGGATAAGGTCGGGAGGGAGGAGCGGatggataaggagagaggaggggaaaagaaaagaaggggagaaggaaagagaaagaaagaaaaagaaaaggaaaatgaggagaaaaaaaagaaaagagaagagaaaaatataagggtattttggacatttgacacCTTCTTTCCAATCTAAAaagctaggagaagccgttttgccaaatgTTTTCCTTCAAAATAAGCCAGAGCCAGAAAAAGCTGCTTTTCCAGATGAGCTAGAGCCAAAGTTGTTTTTTCATGAGCCAAAGCCGTGCCAAACGGGCCCTAAATATCTCCATCAGCCTGCCTAAATATCTCCATCTCCTGTCTAATCTTGTGTACACCCGGTTCACAGCTGCTGCAGGAAATTGGATGCTGGCTGCTGCAGCTACAGCTGCAGTGCTGCGCAGCCAGCACTTCCGAGCACAGAGCTGGCAGTGCTGCCAAAACCGGCAGAAATGCTTTTCGCACGAGGCGGCGGCTTGcacgaggagcggcggcgcgcggatgCATGCTGCGAGAATCCAAGACCCGCAGCTAGCCCACCACCCCAGTAGCTCAACTGCAGGCCTCCCCCTGCAGCATGGGCGTCCTCCCCCTCGTCCGTACCATGTGGCTCAACTGCAGGCTCCCCTGCAGCGCGGGCGTCTTGTCAGCACCCTTGCCTTGTGTTAAATGTAGCCAGAATTATCGTGCCAATACCCAGAATTACCGTGCCAATAGCAAGCATTGCTCAGATGGTGACCCGGCTGGCCTGCTATACACATCAGCGATCCCAAATCCTCAAGGCTCTATGCAAAGAAACCGAGGTTAAGGATCCTGAACAATTGCAGCAGGAAAAGGAGGGGAGAAAACTCACCTCTTGTATAAAATTTACATGATTCATATAGAGGAACAAAGTTTTACCGAAGTCATGGAGCCAAAAGGGCATATGTATCACTATCTAAGGGATAAAGAAGCTACGCATCTCAGCTCAGTTGACATGATCTGGAAATAAATCCAATCCAGCCTCACTGCTAAATGTATCATACGCTAGTGCAGCAATTCCCTCCAGTTGGAGGCCATTTACTCAGATTTAAAGTATTGGCGTATGCTACCAGCATCCAAACTGTGAAGAACTGCCCAACTGCCCAAGCTGATAGCTGGCTCAACTGCTAAGTGTCCATACTTTGCGAAGCAGCTTGACTGGGCAGCAGCTCTCAACGGGCTAACAGTCAAATTGAGCTATTAAGCACCCTCAAGTGACTATACTTTCCTTACAGAAGCTACTTCCACACAATATCACCCAAAAACTTGAGAGCCGGAACACCTCTGATCTCCATGTCCACAAGCGGTGCTTGGATAATGTTCAAACCCATCAATTCTGGATCGCTCCTTATCATGTCCAAGGCACGTGTTTGATCCTGCATGAAAGAAAATGTGTAAATGTCCCTGCAGTTTGGTGGTTTTTACAACTAGTTACTAGTCAAAATCTAAGCTCTTGGAATGGTATCATTTGTACCTTTCTTTTTATAGCACAAAATTTACAGTCTGATGTTGAAGGTGGTAGAACTTGGTTCACAATGAGTCTTCTTACAGGTACACTTTCCTTTTGTAATGAAGAATGTAGTCTTGATGACTCACTGATTGCCATCACctgaaaaatgccaaaccaaaCGAAAAGGGGAGGGTATAAGAAAACATAAGCATATGCAAGGGGGCTGGGGAGTTATGAGCACAATTGTTACCGTTGGGATTGTCACAATTATAAACTCCGTTGATTCCGTGTCACGAAAAAGCTCTCGCACTTTCACCATCCTTTCTCTCAGTTGCTCCAATTTGTTGGCCTTTAGTAGGAGGAATATGAGTTAAAGGTTTGAAACACCCATGAATAAAAATAAACTATTCCACAGGAACTGGGCAGGACACTTACTGCATCCTGCTGTTGAACCTCTTGTCCAAATACTGATTTAATAGCTGATGTCGCAGAAGCAATCTTGCTCCTCAGCTGGGGAAAAATGAAGCACCATTACACAAGTGCCCTTTCAAGTTGTCATAtaccaccaaaaaaaaaactaatctgATCACACATAAGCCAAGAGTTCCAGAGAATGGCTTCACATAAAATTCTAGTTGAGTTGCAGGGACGCTAGTTGGGGTGGACAAAGAACTGTACACAAGCAGTCTCTGTATCTGGTCATATCAAGCAGTTGATGGAAAGGTATCTGAGGTCAAAACATTGTTCGAGACCACCGATACTGAGCTGAACAAATTATAACCATGTGTTGAGCAAATGAATATACAAACAGGATATACAGATTTCCAATTTCACAAGTTAAATGAGGTAACAGAAAACGACATAATTTGAAAATTGCATGAATAGCGACAAATAAATAATGCCATACAATCACTTTTAAATTGTTTAGCCATCAAAGTAAAACAAGATGATTCTGAAAAGCAATACAAGTCAACTGTTCTTCATCCGGCAATCAGTATATAGCAAGCATCGTATAATCTTAGCATGATAGCTAAAAGCACAGAAGAAGCTAACAATACCTTCAGGATCTTTCCAATGGATGCATCCAGGAAGTCTGGCAATGATAGTAACCGAAGTGTATGTCCCTGTCCACAAGGAAAGCAAATAACAGATGATATTGTGATCAGGTATCTGGAGTCAACTCTGGATACAAAATGATACATGGTAATTACCGTAGGGGCAGTATCAAATACAATGCGGCTAAACATGCTGTACTCCTGTGCTTCAAGAAATTGCATAACCTAAATGACACGACAGCAGCAAATTACAAACtacaaaaggaagaaaaagtaGGGATACCGTAAGCACACAAACATGTTCTCACCTTTGAAATTGCTATTGCTTCATCCAATCCTGGTGGTGGCGTGTCCAAAAGCTCACCCAATTTTAACTCCCCAAGCTGTACTGGATAAGATCACAGTTAGCCAACTACAGAAAGGAACCAATATCAAGCAAGATAGTAAGATGTCACAGCTCTGAAACATAAACACACAGAAATATGACCATGCACCTGCTCAACAAGCACTCCAAGGCCCATGCTGTCCATGAAATCTTTTACCCCAGTTCCTCCATTCTTTTGACTTGCTGTCCGAAACTCTTCTCGAGCCTTCTCAGGATTTATCTGCATTCAGCGTGCCACACTAAAGAACAATCCACACCATTCAAGAATACACCACATGTTGTTAGTCCAGCCTTCACTGCCTATTGTACAATAGAACAATAGCCCTTGTGATTTCTAAACATTTGTTTCATTTAACAGTTATCAGGATTTTTCTGCATTAGAATTCCCAGCGTGACTGAGAACTATCCACATCAATCAAGGTTAAGTCATACGTACATCCTTAGTCCAGCCTTTACTACCTATTGTACCATCAAACATTAACACTTGTGATTTGTAAACAGATTATCAGATTTAAAATTTCAGTATTTTCAAAATATCAAACATCAAACACTTGCATTGGCCTTCCTGTTACCATTTCATAAAAAATGCAAAAGGTATCATAGTGTGCAACTTGTGTGGGAGAAACAAGTAATGTGACTAATTGTCTACGTATTTTCATCTTGCACAGGTTAAAGCTGATGGAAATCAGTTTACATGCATGCTTATATTATCGAAACCAAAACTCTAGCTACTGTACTACTACTCTGCTGTCCGCGTCTCACAACTTCTTCTCACCGTTCAGATTCAAATGTTACTAACCTCGAGCGCAAACAGGGGCGCATCAGGACCCTCTACCTGCACGAGCGACCCGCCAGTCAAATCCTGAAACGCCgagaaataaaatgaattagttaagAACAATAATCTAGAGAGTCAAACACATCTCAAAGCAGAGGTGTTCGCCGGGGCTAGCGACCTGCGCGAAGGAGTCGCTCAGCGAGTGCGCGGGGTCGGTGGAGACGACGAGGGTCGGGTGGCCGTCGTTGGCGAAGCGCACGGCCAGCGACGCCGCGCAGCTCGTCTTCCCGACCCCACCCTTTCCCCCGAGCATGTAGtaccgccgccgcgtcccggACGTCATCTCCTGGAATCCCAGCTCCTCCGCCCCATCCTTCGCGGGCGGGGCGgcctccgccgcagccgccgacgCCACCGCGCGCAGAGAGGCGGAACGTCCCGGGCGCCGTTGTGGGAGGCGTACGACGCAGCGGacctgcgccgcggcggcgggcgccgccaGCGTgaggcggcgcacggcggcgtgGAGGCCCGGCGTGGCGGTCGCGAGCATCGTGGCGAGCGGGGGATGAGGCGGATTGCTTGggtttctcttctcttctcttcgcTTCTAGCGACGAGGCTCTTCTGCGCTCTCGGTCTCGCACCACCGCGAAGCACCGGCGCAGCCACGAGCTGCCACGCCGGGCCGGATGCCGCAAGGCGGGGGCTCCTATCTAATCTAAACTTCCAGCCCACCGACGCCTATCTCAACCTTACCTTCCTCTTTCTCACCTTCTTCCCCAACCTATTTGATGATGGGTcactgtaaaaaaaatattgaataaaaagtattatctaacattttaaaaaaagttggaccatcatttttttcaaaaagttgaaccaatattttttcaaaaaagttgaaccaacatttattAATTGAGCCAtgcttttttagaaaaagttgaattcaacattgttcaaaaaaaaagttgcaccaacattttttccAACCTTCTTCTCCGGCTTCGGTGGCGGCGTGCAGCAGGACAGCCACCTAGCCGATGGCGGCGGGAAGGGAGGGGTGggccggcagtggcggcggggcGGTCATGGGGTGGCGGCGTGCataggggaggaaggggagggcggcggcaacGGGGCCGCCTAGGGACGGTGGCGCAggcaagggagggaggggagggagttAGGGTCTAGGTTTGTTGTGGATCCGATGGACCTTATTAattgcacgaatctcaaatacCGGGAAGGTTCGATGCCCAAGGCAGCCCAACCAAGCAAGCCCACGTAATGTGAACGGTCCGTAGGCCGTGGCAAGCCCAGATTGTGTTGCGGCCCGCTCATCTTGTGTGGGCTGGATTGCTGCACAAAGCAAAGGAACCACCCACGACATGAGCTGATCTTAAAACCCAAGCACAACAGCAATTCAGCCCATAGAGCCACGCCTAGGCAGGCCCCCATACCAAACCCATCAGTAACTTGATCCTGCGTTGTCAGCGTGTTTTCTTCGATAAGGTATTGTCAATGTGTACCCaatcttctccttctccctTGCAAAACTCTCTCAAAAAGTAACAAAAACAAGCACAAAAAAACCCTCATGCTGTCTAGTCATTTGTTCAGGCATGTTGACTTCATGCTCAAGCCAATGGGAAAGGTAAACGGCCAAACAGGACGCATCAGGAGAAATCTGACTACCGCACGCGACGAGAGGAAGAAACCTTCTGCACGGATGAATCTACGATCACTAGCTTCAGAGCTGCACAGTAACCCTACACACTGTGGCTACAGCTCGGAATGCTCCTTAACCACATGATCAAATCAAACCAAACAAACGCCATTCTTCAACCTGTAGCTAGTCAAACACAGCGCCTTATCACATCCATCACCGGGCGTGACGCCATTCCGTATGATCCGAGCCCATCGACCTGTCCGCAGCTAATTGTTTACAAAGCTTCCGTTAACCACCCTCGCTTTGCCAGCGTGCGTCCGCTCTCCTTTCCTAATCACGCGATCCGCATTCTTAAACCACCGCGAACGCGAGGAATAGAGAAATAATGGCAATGGACAGGTTGAGTCCAGACGACCACTTGATCCACTGGGCGCTCGTCCTGACAGAGGAAACAACAGACGCTGTCGCCAGATTAATCGGGGATTCCATCGCCTCACTGACGGGATTGGTGACATGTGAAGtactataaggtaatagatcgattatgggctaaccctagagggtagctatgtagatgtcttacatgggcctattgggccctaatacacatagtacaccaacactcccccgcagtctgaactaccgacgcagcggagttgcagactggacatgaaaagaaaggcacacacacaagcccccccaagacgcaactagccacaggtgatgttgaggctggagcgaaactcggtgaaggcgggtgacgagaggcccttggtgaagatgtcagcaaactgagaggtggtcgggacgtggaggacccgaacatcgccgatggcgacccgatcccggacgaagtgaaggtcaatctccacatgcttggtccgctggtgctgaacagggttggtggagaggtacaccgcactgacgttgtcgcagtagacaagagtgctccgggaagaaggagtgtggagctcgacaaggagctgccgaagccaggatgcctcagccacgccgttagcgacagcgcggtactccgcctcggcactggagcgggagaccaccggctgacgcttggacgaccaggacaccaggttgccgcccaaaaagacggcgtagccggaggtagagcgcctagtgtccggacacccggcccagtcagcgtcggtgtagacaacaagctcagtggagggagaccggtgaagaaggaggccgtagtccacagtgccccggaggtaacggagtaagcgcttcagagcagtgagatggggctctcggggatcatgcatgtgaaggcaaatctgctgaactgcataagtgatatctggcctggtgaaggtgaggtactgaagggccccagccagactccggtatgcagtagcatctgtcacaggagtgccggcggcctctgacaacttggcctgagtatcaactggagtggagcagggcttgcagtcagtcatcccagctcgctccaggatatcaagagtatactgccgctggtgaagaaagaggccggcctgacgaggctcaacagtgaccccaagaaaatgatggagcacacccagatccttcatagcgaactcctgctgaagcgaggtgatgatccgccgtaggagggacggactggaggcagtgaggacaatgtcatcaacatagagcagtagataagcagtctcagctccatggtgataaatgaacagcgaagtatcggacttggcctccacaaagcccagcgtcaggaggtaggcagcaaacctcgaataccaagctcgaggggcctgcttgaggccataaagtgacttgttgagccggcaaaccatatcaggccgagaagagtcaacaaaccccgctggctggctgcagtaaacagtctcagtcagagtgccgtgcaggaaggcgttcttgacgtcgagctgatgcacgggccaggagcgggagagagccagtgagagaacagtccagacagtagctggcttgaccaccggactgaacgtctcgtcgtagtcgacaccagggcgctgagtgaaacc contains:
- the LOC101784083 gene encoding ATPase GET3 codes for the protein MLATATPGLHAAVRRLTLAAPAAAAQVRCVVRLPQRRPGRSASLRAVASAAAAEAAPPAKDGAEELGFQEMTSGTRRRYYMLGGKGGVGKTSCAASLAVRFANDGHPTLVVSTDPAHSLSDSFAQDLTGGSLVQVEGPDAPLFALEINPEKAREEFRTASQKNGGTGVKDFMDSMGLGVLVEQLGELKLGELLDTPPPGLDEAIAISKVMQFLEAQEYSMFSRIVFDTAPTGHTLRLLSLPDFLDASIGKILKLRSKIASATSAIKSVFGQEVQQQDAANKLEQLRERMVKVRELFRDTESTEFIIVTIPTVMAISESSRLHSSLQKESVPVRRLIVNQVLPPSTSDCKFCAIKRKDQTRALDMIRSDPELMGLNIIQAPLVDMEIRGVPALKFLGDIVWK